Genomic window (bacterium):
GTGCTTGTTACCGCCGCGCTTCTGTTCTTTCCGCCTCTGGCGCTTCTGGGTATGGTCAGTCCCTATGCCATTCGTCTGAAGGCCGCGCAACTGGAAGAAGTGGGGAGGACCGCGGGTTATCTCTACTCCGTCTCGACCGCTGCCAGCGTGGCGGCCGCGCTGGCCATCGGCTTCTTCCTGATTCCCAATCTGGGTGTCACGCGGCTGGTCGCGGCCACCGGTTTACTGCTTTTGGCCACCGCCCTCTGGGGGAGCATGCTGGCCCGGCGGCTGCGGTCGGCGCCGCTTGCGGCGGCCGTTCTGCTGCTGGCCGGCGGCTG
Coding sequences:
- a CDS encoding fused MFS/spermidine synthase — protein: MLTAYIYTAVIIGGAAVLALELLGTRVLAPFYGASLYLWSALIAVTLAALSVGYALGGRWADRGPRLGRFAILFGLAGLWTLLIPLLRDPVLLLTEPFGLRVAVLVTAALLFFPPLALLGMVSPYAIRLKAAQLEEVGRTAGYLYSVSTAASVAAALAIGFFLIPNLGVTRLVAATGLLLLATALWGSMLARRLRSAPLAAAVLLLAGG